The following proteins are encoded in a genomic region of Papaver somniferum cultivar HN1 unplaced genomic scaffold, ASM357369v1 unplaced-scaffold_10, whole genome shotgun sequence:
- the LOC113326073 gene encoding bifunctional adenosine 5'-phosphosulfate phosphorylase/adenylylsulfatase HINT4-like translates to MAGAAAANFLFRVQGSANCLFCQIARSLTSNTLLHTDDKVVAFEDINPSAFRHYLVIPVKHIATVKDLQRSTEDFDLVSHMLNVGQDLVHRDAPEAEEYKFGFHRPPFNSVDHLHLHCFALPFIPRWKHVKYVSLGPLGGFIEAEKLLQKIKP, encoded by the exons AtggcaggagcagcagcagcgaATTTTttgttcagggttcagggttcagcGAATTGTTTGTTCTGTCAAATTGCACGTTCATTGACTTCCAACACTCTCCTACACACA GATGATAAGGTCGTTGCATTTGAAGATATCAATCCATCTGCCTTTAG GCATTATTTGGTGATCCCAGTGAAACACATTGCAACTGTCAAAGACCTCCAAAGGAGTacagaagattttgatttgg TGAGTCACATGCTGAATGTGGGGCAGGATCTAGTACATAGGGATGCCCCCGAGGCCGAGGAATACAA ATTTGGATTTCATCGACCTCCATTTAATAGTGTTGACCACCTCCATCTCCACTGTTTTGCACTTCCTTTTATACCTAG GTGGAAACATGTAAAATATGTGTCGCTGGGACCCCTTGGGGGATTCATAGAGGCAGAGAAATTGTTGCAGAAGATAAAGCCCTAA